In one Massilia endophytica genomic region, the following are encoded:
- a CDS encoding F0F1 ATP synthase subunit epsilon yields the protein MANTIHVDVVSAEEQIFSGEATFVALPGEQGELGIYPKHTPLITRIRPGAVRIQVPGQAEEEFVFVAGGLLEVQPNAVTVLADTAIRGHDLDEAKAQAAKKLAEEHLLNNKTGIDYAKAQAELAAAIGQLAAIAKLRQTKH from the coding sequence ATGGCAAATACCATTCACGTTGATGTGGTGTCGGCAGAAGAGCAGATCTTCTCCGGCGAAGCCACCTTCGTCGCGTTGCCGGGCGAACAGGGCGAGCTGGGTATCTATCCCAAGCACACCCCGCTGATCACCCGCATCCGTCCGGGCGCCGTGCGCATCCAGGTGCCGGGCCAGGCTGAGGAAGAGTTCGTCTTCGTCGCTGGCGGCCTGCTGGAAGTGCAGCCGAACGCCGTGACGGTGCTGGCCGACACCGCGATCCGTGGCCACGACCTGGACGAAGCAAAAGCGCAAGCCGCCAAGAAACTGGCGGAAGAGCATCTGCTGAACAACAAGACGGGCATCGACTACGCGAAAGCGCAAGCCGAACTGGCAGCGGCCATCGGCCAGCTGGCAGCCATCGCCAAACTGCGCCAGACCAAGCACTGA